From a region of the Enterobacter cancerogenus genome:
- the malX gene encoding maltose/glucose-specific PTS transporter subunit IIBC yields MTQEKSFKSKAWAFFQSLGKTFMFPVSLLAFMGLLLGIGSSVTSPSTIKSFPFLGGELTQLTFGFIAMVGGFAFTYLPLMFAMAIPMGLAKRNKAVGAFAGFVGYMLMNMSINYYLTATHQLADAATMRQVGQSIVLGIQTLEMGVLGGIVVGVITYFLHERFQDTVLHDAFAFFSGIRFVPIITALTLSLVGLFIPLLWEYVALGIAGIGHIIQSTSVFGPFLYGVGVLLLKPFGLHHILLAMVRFTPAGGIEMVNGHEVAGALNIFYAELKAGLPFSPHVTAFLSQGFMPTFIFGLPAVAYAIYRTARPENRPVIKGLLLSGVLVSVVTGISEPIEFLFLFIAPALYAFHIVMSGLALMVMALLGVTIGNTDGGILDLLIFGVMQGMSTKWYLLFPVGIAWFAIYFFVFRWYILKHDIKTPGREVDTQGALQAVEANTRARGKSKYDHGLILRALGGKENIESLDNCITRLRLVVKDMGLVDQQALKTAGALSIVVLDAHSVQVIIGPQVQSVKTGIEALI; encoded by the coding sequence ATGACACAGGAAAAGTCGTTTAAATCGAAAGCGTGGGCGTTTTTTCAAAGTCTGGGAAAGACCTTTATGTTCCCGGTCTCGCTGCTGGCCTTTATGGGCCTGCTGCTGGGGATCGGCAGTTCCGTCACCAGCCCTTCAACCATTAAAAGTTTCCCTTTTCTGGGTGGCGAGCTCACACAGCTCACCTTTGGTTTTATTGCCATGGTCGGCGGTTTCGCCTTTACCTATCTTCCCCTGATGTTCGCGATGGCGATCCCGATGGGGCTTGCCAAACGCAACAAGGCCGTGGGCGCGTTTGCCGGGTTCGTGGGCTACATGCTGATGAACATGAGCATTAACTATTACCTGACCGCAACCCACCAGCTTGCCGATGCGGCCACCATGAGGCAGGTGGGGCAATCCATTGTGCTGGGGATCCAAACCCTGGAGATGGGCGTACTGGGCGGGATCGTGGTTGGGGTGATTACCTATTTTCTGCATGAGCGTTTTCAGGACACGGTATTACACGACGCCTTCGCTTTCTTTAGCGGCATCCGCTTTGTGCCCATTATTACCGCGCTGACCCTCTCGCTGGTCGGCCTGTTCATTCCCCTGCTGTGGGAATACGTGGCGCTGGGCATTGCCGGAATTGGCCATATCATTCAAAGCACCAGCGTTTTCGGCCCGTTCCTGTACGGCGTGGGCGTGCTGCTGCTCAAGCCTTTTGGCCTGCACCATATCCTGCTGGCGATGGTGCGTTTCACCCCGGCGGGCGGCATTGAGATGGTCAATGGTCATGAAGTGGCCGGTGCGCTGAATATCTTCTACGCCGAACTCAAGGCCGGACTGCCGTTTAGCCCGCACGTCACCGCATTCCTGTCGCAGGGCTTTATGCCGACCTTTATCTTTGGGCTCCCGGCGGTGGCGTATGCCATCTACCGCACCGCGCGCCCGGAGAATCGCCCGGTAATCAAAGGGCTGCTGCTCTCCGGCGTGCTGGTTTCCGTTGTTACCGGTATTTCAGAACCGATTGAGTTCCTGTTCCTGTTTATCGCGCCGGCGCTTTACGCCTTCCATATCGTGATGTCTGGTCTGGCGCTGATGGTTATGGCCCTGCTGGGCGTCACCATCGGCAACACCGACGGCGGCATTCTGGACCTGCTGATCTTCGGTGTAATGCAGGGCATGTCGACCAAATGGTATCTGCTGTTCCCGGTAGGCATCGCCTGGTTCGCCATCTACTTCTTCGTCTTCCGCTGGTACATCCTCAAGCACGACATTAAAACGCCAGGGCGCGAAGTGGATACCCAGGGGGCGCTGCAGGCCGTTGAGGCCAACACCCGGGCGCGCGGAAAATCGAAATATGATCATGGGCTTATCCTGCGTGCGCTCGGCGGTAAAGAGAACATTGAGTCCCTCGACAACTGCATTACCCGCCTGCGTCTGGTGGTGAAGGATATGGGGCTTGTGGATCAACAGGCGCTTAAAACGGCCGGGGCGTTATCCATCGTGGTGCTCGACGCACACAGCGTGCAGGTGATTATCGGCCCGCAGGTCCAGAGCGTGAAAACCGGCATTGAAGCCTTAATTTAA
- a CDS encoding SIS domain-containing protein gives MPETIPTATTGTWTEEEIRQQPSSWIRSLNNIDSLRASIDGFLQPLLRKRDLRIVLTGAGTSAFIGDIVAPWIASHTGKNITAVPTTDLVTNPMDYFSAAHPLLLVSFARSGNSPESVAAVQLANQFVPECYHLTITCNEAGSLYQNAVDGDNAFALLMPAETHDRGFAMTSSITTMMASCLAVFVPEVFNSQAFCAVADRCQAILSSLGDFSHGVFGNEPWKRIVYLGSGGLQGVARESALKVLELTAGELAAFYDSPTGFRHGPKSLVNNETLVVVFISSHPYTRRYDLDLLAELRRDRQAMRVVAIAAETDPVIEAGPHILLPPSRAFNDMEQAFCFLMYAQVFALTQSIRVGNTPDTPSASGTVNRVVQGVVIHPWQA, from the coding sequence ATGCCAGAAACTATCCCCACCGCCACGACCGGCACATGGACTGAAGAAGAGATCCGCCAGCAGCCATCAAGCTGGATCCGATCGCTGAACAACATCGATAGCCTGCGCGCCTCGATTGACGGTTTTCTTCAACCGCTGCTGCGCAAGCGCGATCTTCGGATCGTACTGACAGGCGCAGGCACCTCCGCCTTTATCGGCGATATCGTTGCGCCGTGGATCGCCAGCCACACCGGGAAAAACATTACCGCCGTACCCACAACCGACCTGGTCACTAACCCAATGGACTACTTCAGCGCCGCGCATCCGCTGCTGCTGGTCTCCTTTGCCCGCTCGGGCAATAGCCCGGAAAGCGTCGCAGCCGTACAGCTGGCTAACCAGTTCGTGCCGGAGTGCTATCACCTGACCATTACCTGCAACGAGGCGGGAAGCCTCTACCAGAACGCGGTCGACGGTGATAACGCCTTTGCCCTGCTGATGCCTGCCGAAACGCACGATCGCGGGTTCGCGATGACCAGCAGCATCACCACCATGATGGCGAGCTGCCTGGCGGTGTTCGTGCCAGAAGTCTTTAACAGCCAGGCGTTTTGCGCCGTCGCCGATCGCTGTCAGGCGATCCTCTCCTCGCTGGGCGATTTTAGCCACGGCGTTTTTGGCAACGAGCCATGGAAGCGGATCGTCTATCTGGGGAGCGGCGGCCTGCAGGGCGTGGCACGCGAGTCGGCGCTGAAAGTGCTGGAGCTGACCGCAGGCGAGCTGGCGGCCTTTTATGATTCCCCAACCGGCTTCCGCCACGGGCCAAAATCCCTGGTAAATAACGAAACGCTGGTGGTGGTCTTCATCTCCAGCCATCCGTATACCCGCCGTTACGATCTGGATCTGCTGGCCGAGCTGCGCCGCGATCGTCAGGCGATGCGCGTGGTGGCGATCGCAGCCGAAACAGATCCCGTTATAGAGGCTGGTCCGCATATTTTGCTGCCGCCTTCCCGCGCGTTTAACGACATGGAACAGGCGTTCTGCTTCCTGATGTACGCCCAGGTCTTTGCGCTCACCCAGTCCATTCGCGTGGGCAACACGCCAGATACCCCGTCTGCCAGCGGCACGGTCAACCGTGTGGTGCAGGGCGTGGTTATTCATCCGTGGCAGGCTTAA
- the kbaY gene encoding tagatose-bisphosphate aldolase subunit KbaY, whose translation MSIISTKYLLQDAQAKGYAVPAFNIHNAETIQAILEVCSEMRSPVILAGTPGTFKHIALEEIYALCSAYSLSYDMPLALHLDHHESLDDIRRKVNAGVRSAMIDGSHYPFEQNVKLVKSVVDFCHLNDCSVEAELGRLGGVEDDMSVDTESAFLTDPQEAKRFVELTGVDSLAVAIGTAHGLYTKRPKIDFQRLAEIRDVVSVPLVLHGASDVPDEYVRRTIELGICKVNVATELKIAFSDAVKAWFADNPQGNDPRYYMRVGMDAMKEVVRSKINVCGSANRLLLTADA comes from the coding sequence ATGAGTATCATCTCAACCAAATACCTTCTGCAGGACGCGCAGGCCAAGGGCTACGCCGTACCGGCATTCAACATTCATAACGCCGAAACGATCCAGGCGATCCTTGAAGTGTGCAGCGAAATGCGATCACCGGTGATCCTCGCGGGCACGCCGGGCACCTTCAAGCACATTGCGCTCGAAGAGATCTACGCCCTCTGTAGCGCTTACTCCCTCAGCTATGACATGCCGCTGGCGCTGCATCTCGATCACCATGAATCGCTGGACGATATTCGTCGCAAGGTGAACGCCGGCGTGCGCAGCGCCATGATCGACGGCAGCCACTACCCGTTTGAACAGAACGTGAAGCTGGTGAAATCGGTTGTCGATTTCTGCCACCTCAACGACTGCAGCGTCGAGGCCGAACTGGGGCGACTGGGCGGCGTGGAAGATGACATGAGCGTGGACACTGAGAGCGCATTTCTGACCGACCCGCAGGAAGCGAAACGCTTCGTTGAACTGACGGGCGTGGACAGCCTTGCCGTCGCCATCGGAACGGCCCACGGTCTGTACACCAAACGGCCAAAAATTGATTTCCAGCGCCTGGCGGAGATCCGCGACGTGGTGAGCGTTCCGCTGGTGCTCCATGGCGCGAGTGATGTGCCGGATGAATATGTACGCCGCACCATCGAGCTGGGCATTTGCAAAGTCAACGTGGCTACCGAGCTAAAAATTGCCTTTTCTGATGCGGTTAAAGCCTGGTTTGCCGACAACCCGCAGGGCAACGATCCGCGCTATTACATGCGCGTCGGCATGGACGCCATGAAAGAGGTGGTCAGAAGCAAAATCAACGTGTGCGGCTCGGCCAACCGACTGCTGCTTACGGCTGATGCCTGA